GGCATATGTTCATGCCGTGCACTGACGAACAGAAAGAGAGCCACGCGGACCGCCGCGCGCAGGCGTGGCACCGGTGACGCACCAGCCCGCCGCGGCGAATGACACGTGCGCCCGCGATGCGCGGATCGGACAAACCCGGCGCGGCGACCCGCTACCGTTTTCCTATGGGGACCGCCTTCCACGGGCCGAGCCCGTGGCCGCACATCACCCGCGCCATCCGCACGCGCGGACCCCGCCATGCCGCGATCGCCCACCTCGGCCAGGACGCCCCCACCCTGCTCCCTTTACGCGCCGGCGACGTCCTGATCGTCAACGCCTCCCGCGCCGCCGTCCGCGCGCACGCCACCTCCCCGGTCGCGCTCGCCCACTACCTGGACGCCGGAGTCCGGGTGCTGTCGTCACCGAACCTGCACGCCAACGTCATCGCCACCGACCGGCGGGCAGTCATCGGCTCCGCGAACGCCTCCCACAGTTCCACCCTCGCCGACGAGGCCGTGGTCATCACCGACGACCCCGACATCGTTGCCTCCGTCCGGGCGTTCATCGACGGGATCGAGGAGACCACCGAGATCGACCAGGTATTCCTCGACAACGCCACCGCGCAATGGCAGATCGGGCGGGCGGTACCCCTGCCCGGGGTCACCAGCCGCGGGCGCGGCGACCCCGGGTTCCTGCCCGCGAAGATCCCGCGGATGTTTGTGCACCACACCGTCGAGTACGATCCGGGCCCGACCGAGCAGGAGTTGTGGGCGACTCAGGCGCGCCGGCAGCGCGGCGCGGCCGGGCCGGCGGCGAAGTACCAGCTCGAATGGTTCCGCCATCACAGATCCGATACTCGCCTCGAGCGGGGTGATGTTCTGCTGTTCGTGACCGCGGACAATAGTTGGGTTCATCCCCCAGCCGTGGTGGATTCCGAGGCGATCGCGATCCTCCACGCCCCCGGCGCCGCCGGGCATCTGCTGCGCAGCCGAGCCGACCTTGCGCCCATCCCGGTAGCGGATGCGGAACGCATGCTCGCCGACCTCGGACACCCCAATCCCCGGCTCCGGGTCGATCACCGCATCGCCTCCCCCACCCTGCGGACCGCCCTGCTCGGGCTCTGGAACCTCTGAACCACCGCGAACAATAGGCGCCGTGACCTGTGTGAACGACACGTCCCCACCTGATCAGT
This window of the Rhodococcus pseudokoreensis genome carries:
- a CDS encoding phospholipase D family protein, translating into MGTAFHGPSPWPHITRAIRTRGPRHAAIAHLGQDAPTLLPLRAGDVLIVNASRAAVRAHATSPVALAHYLDAGVRVLSSPNLHANVIATDRRAVIGSANASHSSTLADEAVVITDDPDIVASVRAFIDGIEETTEIDQVFLDNATAQWQIGRAVPLPGVTSRGRGDPGFLPAKIPRMFVHHTVEYDPGPTEQELWATQARRQRGAAGPAAKYQLEWFRHHRSDTRLERGDVLLFVTADNSWVHPPAVVDSEAIAILHAPGAAGHLLRSRADLAPIPVADAERMLADLGHPNPRLRVDHRIASPTLRTALLGLWNL